A part of Helicobacter fennelliae genomic DNA contains:
- a CDS encoding LysE/ArgO family amino acid transporter yields the protein MFGIFVRGFALGASLIIAIGPQNAFVIRQGLLKNHIFAVICVCLLCDIVVMGISVYGIGAMLQKNKLIHLVIGVIGILFLLFYAFLSFKNAIAPKTKNLNLHHAQFTLTLKKTILATFALTLLNPNFYLDTFVIIGGVAATLGAVEKSLFLLGLLSVSFLWYFGIGYGVRILLPLFQSRYAFRILDCVTGMIMCFVAYYLFEFVMELNTHF from the coding sequence ATGTTTGGGATATTTGTAAGGGGTTTTGCGCTAGGTGCGAGTTTGATTATTGCCATTGGTCCTCAAAATGCCTTTGTGATTCGTCAAGGATTGTTAAAAAACCATATTTTTGCTGTGATTTGCGTGTGCTTGCTGTGTGATATTGTGGTAATGGGGATTAGCGTTTATGGGATTGGCGCAATGCTACAAAAAAACAAACTTATTCATCTTGTCATCGGCGTGATTGGAATCTTGTTTTTGCTTTTTTATGCATTTTTGTCTTTCAAAAACGCAATAGCACCCAAAACAAAAAATCTTAATCTCCACCACGCACAATTCACCCTCACGCTCAAAAAAACGATTCTTGCAACATTTGCGCTTACATTACTTAATCCAAATTTCTATCTTGATACTTTCGTGATTATTGGTGGGGTTGCAGCGACATTGGGTGCGGTAGAGAAATCTTTATTTTTGCTCGGATTATTGAGTGTCTCGTTTTTGTGGTATTTTGGCATTGGCTATGGGGTGAGGATCTTGCTTCCATTGTTTCAAAGTCGCTATGCTTTTAGGATTTTGGATTGTGTTACGGGTATGATTATGTGTTTTGTGGCATATTATTTATTTGAGTTTGTAATGGAGTTA